One region of Streptomyces leeuwenhoekii genomic DNA includes:
- a CDS encoding ScbR family autoregulator-binding transcription factor, with product MARQERATRTRQAILVAAGEVFDEVGYEAATIAEILKRSGVTKGALYFHFPSKAELAQSVLAEQVHALPVVPRRELWLQRSLDEALLLAYLLQRDTGDAIVRGSVRLTVDQGAPRDELDRRMPMQAWEGHTLQVLEEAKAAGEVLAHVDLARVTKVLVGGMTGVQVLSNIMTGREDMPERVVDLYRHVLPAVAVPAVLAQMDFAPERARRVYEEAVGARGRAEEAARSGGLASAVTG from the coding sequence GTGGCGCGCCAGGAACGTGCGACGCGTACGCGGCAGGCGATTTTGGTCGCGGCTGGTGAGGTGTTCGACGAGGTCGGGTACGAGGCGGCGACGATCGCGGAGATCTTGAAGCGGTCGGGTGTGACCAAGGGGGCGTTGTATTTTCATTTCCCGTCCAAGGCTGAGCTGGCGCAGAGTGTGCTGGCTGAGCAGGTGCATGCGCTTCCGGTGGTGCCGCGGCGGGAGTTGTGGCTGCAGCGGTCGTTGGATGAGGCGTTGTTGCTGGCGTATTTGCTGCAGCGGGACACCGGTGATGCGATCGTGCGGGGGAGTGTGCGGTTGACGGTGGATCAGGGTGCGCCGCGGGACGAGCTGGACCGCCGGATGCCGATGCAGGCGTGGGAGGGTCATACGCTGCAGGTGCTGGAGGAGGCGAAGGCGGCGGGGGAGGTCCTGGCGCACGTGGATCTGGCCCGGGTGACGAAGGTGCTGGTGGGTGGGATGACGGGGGTGCAGGTGCTGTCGAACATCATGACCGGCCGTGAGGACATGCCCGAGCGGGTGGTGGATCTGTACCGGCATGTGCTGCCGGCGGTGGCGGTTCCGGCGGTGCTGGCGCAGATGGATTTCGCTCCGGAGCGTGCCAGGCGGGTGTATGAGGAGGCGGTCGGTGCGCGGGGCCGGGCGGAGGAGGCGGCCCGGTCCGGGGGGCTGGCTTCCGCGGTGACCGGGTGA
- a CDS encoding SDR family oxidoreductase encodes MADEQHTQQDPTTQHPRPDFPQQDQAHPGWTGPMDPPPDHGEDSYRGSGRLEGRKAVITGGDSGIGRAVALAFAREGADVLFTHLDEEESDARETARLVEDAGRKAVAVSCDIREEGNCRALIDRAVAEFGRIDVLVNNAAYQMAQPDGIEAITTEQFDRVMRTNLYGMFWLTKFALPHMPRGASVINSTSVQAYQPSPHLLDYATTKGAIVTFTQGLAQMVVERGIRVNAVAPGPVWTPLIPATLPDTAEFGKQSPMGRPAQPAELAPAYVYLASQEASFITAEILNATGGTPLP; translated from the coding sequence GTGGCGGACGAACAGCACACTCAGCAGGACCCCACCACACAGCACCCCCGTCCCGACTTCCCCCAGCAGGACCAGGCCCATCCCGGCTGGACCGGGCCGATGGACCCGCCGCCCGACCACGGTGAGGACTCCTACCGGGGCTCGGGCCGCCTGGAGGGCCGTAAGGCCGTCATCACGGGCGGGGACTCCGGTATCGGCCGTGCGGTGGCCCTGGCCTTCGCGCGCGAGGGCGCCGACGTGCTGTTCACCCACCTCGACGAGGAGGAGAGCGACGCACGGGAGACGGCACGCCTGGTGGAGGACGCCGGCCGCAAGGCGGTGGCCGTCTCCTGCGACATCCGGGAAGAGGGCAACTGCCGGGCGCTGATCGATCGGGCCGTCGCGGAGTTCGGGCGCATCGACGTCCTGGTGAACAACGCCGCCTACCAGATGGCACAGCCGGACGGCATCGAGGCGATCACGACCGAGCAGTTCGACCGGGTGATGCGCACGAACCTCTACGGCATGTTCTGGCTGACGAAGTTCGCCCTGCCGCACATGCCCCGCGGGGCGAGCGTCATCAATTCCACGTCGGTGCAGGCATACCAGCCGAGCCCGCATCTGCTCGACTACGCGACGACGAAGGGCGCGATCGTCACGTTCACCCAAGGGCTGGCCCAGATGGTGGTCGAGCGCGGGATCCGCGTGAACGCGGTGGCGCCGGGTCCGGTGTGGACACCGCTCATTCCCGCGACGCTGCCGGACACGGCGGAGTTCGGCAAGCAGAGCCCGATGGGCCGCCCGGCCCAGCCGGCCGAGCTGGCCCCCGCGTACGTCTACCTGGCCTCCCAGGAGGCGAGTTTCATCACCGCGGAGATCTTGAACGCGACCGGCGGCACCCCGCTGCCCTGA
- a CDS encoding GAF and ANTAR domain-containing protein, protein MSADNAYDSTEITQWLLETESLEDFLQSLADAALEVSGVEGTGVTLERDGRPLTVVSAGPPALKLDEKQYGQDDGPCLRSLRTGQEIVVHDMLSEERWGDYPAYAASCGIRSSLSLPIAARTPTAGALNLYAAPPNAFHDVGLDAVRSLAAQATGGVALAQRMFATQEFADQMRTAMRSRSVIDQALGVIMGQRRCTADEAFGILRTASQHRNVKLRDLCTELITNLTGRPPSLPDMDPGP, encoded by the coding sequence GTGAGCGCTGACAACGCGTACGACAGCACCGAGATCACCCAGTGGCTCCTCGAAACCGAGTCGCTGGAGGACTTCCTGCAGTCCCTCGCCGACGCCGCCCTCGAGGTGTCCGGCGTGGAGGGCACCGGGGTGACCCTGGAACGCGACGGGCGGCCCCTGACCGTGGTGAGCGCCGGACCGCCGGCGCTGAAGCTCGACGAGAAGCAGTACGGCCAGGACGACGGCCCTTGCCTGCGCTCCCTGCGCACCGGGCAGGAGATCGTCGTCCACGACATGCTGAGCGAGGAACGCTGGGGCGACTACCCCGCCTACGCCGCGTCCTGCGGCATCCGCTCCTCCCTCTCCCTGCCGATCGCCGCCCGCACCCCCACCGCAGGTGCCCTCAACCTCTACGCCGCCCCGCCCAATGCCTTCCACGACGTCGGTCTGGACGCCGTACGCTCACTGGCCGCCCAGGCCACGGGCGGCGTCGCGCTGGCCCAGCGCATGTTCGCCACCCAGGAGTTCGCCGACCAGATGCGGACCGCGATGCGGTCGCGCAGCGTCATCGACCAGGCTCTCGGGGTGATCATGGGGCAGCGGCGCTGCACCGCGGACGAGGCGTTCGGTATCCTGCGGACCGCCTCCCAGCACCGCAACGTCAAGCTCCGCGACCTGTGCACGGAGCTCATCACCAACCTCACCGGCCGGCCGCCCAGCCTTCCCGACATGGACCCCGGCCCTTGA
- a CDS encoding AraC family transcriptional regulator yields the protein MLDRLNQAMEHIERHLDQSVDAAELARIAATSEYHLRRMFSALAGMPLSEYIRRRRLTVAGAEVLASDERLLEIAVRYGYGSGEAFARAFRALHGVGPGEARRTGAALVSQPRLTFRLTVEGSISMRYRVVDSPAFTVAGFKARVPLVHLGPNQAIIDFVRSIDPQNLERLEKLSDREPRGILAVCDDLDPSRAEGTELDYYHGVVTSAPAPEGTTVLPVPAGTWAVFTTSGPAPQAIQEMWRDVFTEWFPSNSYRGRSGPELLRTRMSPDGREADAELWLPVEHEQR from the coding sequence GTGCTGGACCGGCTCAATCAGGCCATGGAACACATCGAGCGCCATCTCGACCAGTCCGTCGACGCGGCGGAACTGGCGCGCATCGCGGCCACCTCGGAGTACCACCTGCGCCGGATGTTTTCCGCGCTCGCGGGCATGCCGCTGTCGGAGTACATCCGGCGGCGACGGCTCACCGTCGCGGGCGCCGAGGTGCTCGCGAGTGACGAGAGGCTGCTGGAGATCGCGGTTCGCTACGGCTACGGCTCCGGAGAGGCGTTCGCACGCGCGTTCCGCGCCCTGCACGGTGTCGGGCCGGGAGAGGCCCGCCGCACCGGCGCCGCGCTCGTCTCCCAGCCCCGGTTGACCTTCCGCCTCACCGTCGAAGGAAGTATCAGCATGCGCTATCGCGTCGTGGACAGCCCGGCCTTCACCGTGGCTGGCTTCAAGGCCCGCGTTCCCCTGGTGCACCTGGGACCGAATCAGGCGATCATCGACTTCGTCCGCAGCATCGACCCGCAGAACCTGGAACGCCTGGAGAAGCTCTCCGACCGGGAGCCCCGAGGCATCCTCGCGGTCTGCGACGATCTGGACCCGAGCCGTGCCGAGGGCACCGAACTCGACTACTACCACGGGGTCGTCACGTCCGCGCCCGCACCCGAGGGCACGACCGTCCTGCCGGTGCCGGCGGGCACCTGGGCGGTCTTCACCACCTCGGGGCCCGCGCCGCAGGCCATCCAGGAGATGTGGCGGGACGTGTTCACCGAGTGGTTCCCCTCCAACTCGTACCGCGGCCGCTCGGGCCCGGAGCTCCTGCGCACCCGCATGTCACCGGACGGCAGGGAAGCCGACGCCGAGTTGTGGCTCCCGGTGGAACACGAGCAGCGCTGA
- a CDS encoding acyl-CoA dehydrogenase, whose amino-acid sequence MTDPGAGPVTGTPHAEELSRLLFDKDGPDHSHDTWRELVSRDEFRYDPHLTRTERIAQSYRRLRLVNDTLDHPEDLARNPGRLAALHEWIGFTDGGLCTAASIHYNLFLGSLLDHPDPDHPRDLTPYTTLTNTGTFLCTELDHGNDAAALETTAHYNPRTNDFTLHTPTPGARKFMPNTSLTGGPKTALVAARLITGTQDHGVYLFLTPLHTHNQPHPGITIQPLPPTNGPTIDHCLTSFHHVRLPRHALLESDHGRLNPDGTLTSNLGNHRKRFLHSIGRVTTGKLCMSAGCLGMARAALTTAVHHAHTRHTTGPRPGQRIPLAHHRTHHAPLLNHLATTYALTFLHRTTITQYTHHTPHNKTHTERLIALTKAHITWAARDITTQCRERCGAHGLFPHNGIADLTHNIEGGITAEGDNLVILTKAAAEILLTQPPTPPHTPPPHPNPHTPLTNLTFLRNLLAHTQTIWHTRAQQALRQGPTKNPTQRWNHAAPAALTTATTHTQLQATDAFLTTINHTTHTPTKTLLQHLCRLYLLNTLTPHTGDLLAHNHLHPHHIHTLHTTTNHTHHTLTPHMTTLTQAFQHPHPTPTPPTTPPTPHKHTPSGPGERTCAVGQRPDPARRARARSRPR is encoded by the coding sequence GTGACCGACCCCGGCGCCGGCCCCGTCACCGGCACCCCCCACGCCGAGGAACTCTCACGCCTGCTCTTCGACAAAGACGGCCCCGACCACTCCCACGACACCTGGCGCGAACTCGTCTCCCGCGACGAATTCCGCTACGACCCCCACCTCACCCGCACCGAACGCATCGCCCAGTCCTACCGAAGACTCCGCCTGGTCAACGACACCCTCGACCACCCCGAAGACCTCGCCCGCAACCCCGGACGCCTCGCCGCCCTCCACGAATGGATCGGCTTCACCGACGGCGGCCTGTGCACCGCCGCCAGCATCCACTACAACCTCTTCCTCGGCAGCCTCCTCGACCACCCCGACCCCGACCACCCCCGCGACCTCACCCCCTACACCACCCTCACAAACACCGGCACCTTCCTGTGCACCGAACTCGACCACGGCAACGACGCCGCCGCCCTGGAAACCACCGCCCACTACAACCCCCGCACCAACGACTTCACCCTCCACACCCCCACCCCCGGCGCCCGCAAATTCATGCCCAACACCAGCCTCACCGGCGGACCCAAAACCGCCCTAGTCGCCGCCCGCCTCATCACCGGCACCCAAGACCACGGCGTCTACCTCTTCCTCACCCCCCTCCACACCCACAACCAACCCCACCCCGGCATCACCATCCAACCCCTCCCCCCCACCAACGGCCCCACCATCGACCACTGCCTCACCTCCTTCCACCACGTCCGCCTCCCCCGCCACGCCCTCCTCGAATCCGACCACGGCCGCCTGAACCCCGACGGCACCCTCACCAGCAACCTCGGCAACCACCGCAAACGATTCCTCCACTCCATAGGCCGCGTCACCACCGGCAAACTCTGCATGAGCGCCGGCTGCCTCGGCATGGCCCGCGCCGCCCTCACCACCGCCGTCCACCACGCCCACACCCGCCACACCACCGGCCCCAGACCCGGCCAACGCATCCCCCTCGCCCACCACCGCACCCACCACGCCCCCCTCCTCAACCACCTCGCCACCACCTACGCCCTCACCTTCCTCCACCGCACCACCATCACCCAATACACCCACCACACCCCCCACAACAAAACCCACACCGAACGCCTCATCGCCCTCACCAAAGCCCACATCACCTGGGCCGCCCGCGACATCACCACCCAATGCCGCGAACGCTGCGGCGCCCACGGCCTCTTCCCCCACAACGGCATCGCCGACCTCACCCACAACATCGAAGGCGGCATCACCGCCGAAGGCGACAACCTCGTCATCCTCACCAAAGCCGCCGCCGAAATCCTCCTCACCCAACCCCCCACCCCACCCCACACCCCACCACCCCACCCCAACCCCCACACCCCCCTCACCAACCTCACCTTCCTCCGCAACCTCCTCGCCCACACCCAAACCATCTGGCACACCCGCGCCCAACAAGCCCTCCGCCAAGGCCCCACCAAAAACCCCACCCAACGCTGGAACCACGCCGCCCCCGCCGCCCTCACCACCGCCACCACCCACACCCAACTCCAAGCCACCGACGCCTTCCTCACCACCATCAACCACACCACCCACACCCCCACCAAAACCCTCCTCCAACACCTCTGCCGCCTCTACCTCCTCAACACCCTCACCCCCCACACCGGCGACCTCCTCGCCCACAACCACCTCCACCCCCACCACATCCACACCCTCCACACCACCACCAACCACACCCACCACACCCTCACCCCCCACATGACCACCCTCACCCAAGCCTTCCAACACCCCCACCCCACCCCCACACCACCCACCACCCCACCCACACCCCATAAACACACACCCAGCGGACCCGGGGAGCGGACATGCGCAGTCGGTCAACGGCCGGACCCGGCCCGACGTGCCAGGGCCAGGTCTCGTCCTCGGTGA
- a CDS encoding MBL fold metallo-hydrolase has protein sequence MPANTDPAGDGVLDAHFIGNATVLLRYGDLTLLTDPNFLHRGQYAYLGYGLLSRRLTEPAVDVDELPRLDAVVLSHLHGDHWDRRARRELDRTVPILTTPHAARRLKVVHGFHRTAGLRTWQALTLRRDGTQVRITALPGRHAGHRLLRGLLPPVMGSMLEFGPVGGPVGLRLYISGDTLVYEGLDEIARRFPAADLAVLHLGGTRLPGGFLVTMDGAQGAELARRLDPRLLLPVHYGDYTVMRSPLADFLAEADRIGLGDRIVHCRHGQRARVACGTGAVPTVI, from the coding sequence ATGCCGGCGAACACGGACCCGGCGGGCGACGGCGTGCTCGATGCCCATTTCATCGGAAACGCCACCGTCCTCCTGCGCTACGGCGATCTCACGCTCCTCACCGACCCCAATTTCCTGCACCGCGGGCAGTACGCCTACCTGGGCTACGGGCTGCTCAGCCGGCGCCTGACGGAACCGGCCGTCGACGTGGACGAGCTGCCCCGGCTCGACGCAGTGGTGCTGTCCCATCTGCACGGCGACCACTGGGACCGCCGCGCCCGCCGAGAGCTCGACCGCACGGTCCCGATCCTCACCACACCGCATGCCGCGCGCCGCCTGAAGGTGGTGCACGGCTTCCACCGCACGGCGGGACTGCGCACCTGGCAGGCGCTCACGCTGCGCCGCGACGGCACGCAGGTGCGGATCACGGCCCTGCCGGGCCGGCACGCCGGTCACCGGCTGCTGCGCGGACTGCTGCCGCCGGTGATGGGCAGCATGCTGGAATTCGGCCCCGTCGGCGGCCCGGTCGGGCTACGGCTGTACATCTCGGGGGACACCCTGGTGTACGAGGGCCTCGACGAGATCGCCCGCCGCTTCCCCGCCGCCGACCTGGCCGTCCTCCACCTGGGCGGCACCCGGCTCCCCGGAGGCTTCCTCGTCACCATGGACGGCGCCCAGGGCGCGGAACTCGCGCGGCGCCTCGACCCCCGCCTCCTGCTGCCGGTGCACTACGGCGACTACACGGTGATGCGCTCGCCGCTGGCCGATTTCCTCGCCGAGGCGGACCGGATCGGGCTGGGCGACCGGATCGTGCACTGCCGCCACGGTCAGCGGGCCCGCGTGGCCTGCGGCACCGGAGCCGTGCCGACGGTGATCTGA